One Gloeothece verrucosa PCC 7822 DNA window includes the following coding sequences:
- a CDS encoding anion transporter has translation MELKQILIDLVIILTYIGLGIGNFPGLRMNRATIALVGAATLITLQVLTLEEAWKAIDANTIVFLLSMMILNANLAYSGFFQLALNSLLHLTRSPFGLLCVLTFGSGLLSALFLNDTIALIFTPLVLQLTQRLNLNPIPYLLALAAATNCGSVATLSGNPQNILIASFAPISYLEFARALTPIAVISLGLQIGLLCLLYPEVRSTKPSPHSPLFRYRIYKPLLRKTLIITIGLLIAFALGLPLGESALTAAALLLITRRIKPQKVFLQIDWNLLIMFSGLFVLTYATQKLKLLAALTPPSNSPLKFLAVTAILSNLISNVPAVLVLHPLIEKTDISAWLLLAAGSTLAGNLTLFGSVANLIVAEAASSLGYPLGFKEHLRFGFPLTLLTLIVAYLAINFVK, from the coding sequence ATGGAACTTAAACAAATTTTGATTGATTTAGTCATTATCTTAACCTATATAGGGTTAGGAATAGGCAACTTTCCCGGTTTACGCATGAACCGAGCAACCATTGCCTTAGTCGGTGCGGCAACGTTAATTACTTTACAAGTTTTAACACTAGAAGAAGCCTGGAAAGCCATAGATGCCAATACCATTGTTTTTCTGCTTAGTATGATGATCTTAAATGCTAATCTGGCTTACTCAGGTTTTTTTCAATTAGCATTAAATTCTCTGTTGCATTTAACCCGTAGTCCCTTCGGCTTACTCTGTGTTTTAACTTTTGGTTCTGGCTTGCTTTCGGCTTTGTTTCTTAATGATACTATTGCGTTAATTTTTACCCCTTTAGTTTTACAGTTAACCCAAAGATTAAATCTTAATCCAATTCCTTATTTACTGGCTTTAGCCGCCGCGACAAATTGCGGTTCAGTGGCTACCCTGAGCGGCAATCCTCAAAATATTTTAATCGCTTCTTTTGCTCCTATTAGCTATTTAGAATTTGCTCGAGCATTAACTCCTATTGCTGTGATCAGTTTAGGGTTACAAATCGGATTACTCTGTTTATTATATCCCGAAGTTCGCTCAACTAAACCCTCACCTCATTCTCCCCTATTTCGTTATCGAATTTATAAACCTCTATTAAGAAAAACCCTTATCATTACCATCGGATTATTAATCGCTTTTGCTTTGGGATTGCCTTTAGGAGAATCCGCTCTAACCGCAGCCGCATTATTATTAATTACTCGACGAATCAAACCGCAAAAAGTTTTTTTACAAATTGATTGGAATTTATTAATTATGTTTTCGGGTTTATTTGTGCTAACTTATGCTACCCAAAAACTCAAGCTCTTAGCCGCCTTAACACCACCTTCAAATAGCCCTTTAAAATTTTTAGCAGTAACAGCAATCTTATCAAATTTAATTTCTAATGTGCCGGCGGTATTGGTATTACATCCGTTAATTGAAAAGACTGATATTTCCGCTTGGTTATTGTTAGCCGCAGGTTCGACTTTAGCCGGCAACTTAACCCTCTTTGGTTCGGTGGCTAATCTCATTGTGGCAGAAGCGGCTTCATCATTAGGTTATCCGTTAGGGTTTAAAGAACATCTGCGTTTTGGTTTCCCGCTAACCCTGCTCACCTTGATAGTAGCTTATCTTGCTATTAATTTTGTAAAGTAG
- a CDS encoding PAP/fibrillin family protein: MVTQTGEKQALKTELREALATYGGNTKHEVVINAIEKLQAVNPTTAPSRNNNLLDGNWLLISAPNFPGGELLEHGKYSYTLGRLAFNMFQPVKLKLVIDRVLQPVFPVNNGQQRSHDIIVEFTTIEDNLPEIKGIVHNFGICEPKTDSSLQVQFTGSMMKPQEQQNLDVWKSLFNQQSKSSNKSWKEKVGAVMAKIMFGLVPPEQMNPKTGEVSFSMRRPPKGSLDIIYVDEELRITRGEKGTVLVCQRLST, from the coding sequence ATGGTTACTCAAACTGGAGAAAAACAAGCACTTAAAACCGAATTAAGAGAAGCACTTGCCACTTATGGCGGCAATACAAAACATGAAGTCGTTATCAATGCTATCGAAAAATTACAGGCAGTAAACCCCACTACAGCCCCAAGCCGTAATAATAACCTATTAGACGGAAATTGGTTATTAATTAGTGCCCCCAATTTTCCTGGTGGAGAATTGCTTGAACATGGTAAATATAGCTATACACTTGGTCGTTTGGCTTTTAATATGTTTCAACCGGTAAAACTGAAACTGGTTATTGATCGAGTTTTACAGCCCGTTTTTCCTGTCAACAATGGACAACAAAGAAGTCACGATATCATCGTAGAATTTACCACAATAGAAGATAATTTACCTGAAATAAAAGGAATTGTTCATAATTTTGGGATTTGTGAGCCGAAAACCGATAGTAGCTTACAGGTTCAATTTACAGGCAGTATGATGAAACCCCAAGAACAGCAAAATTTAGATGTTTGGAAATCCCTATTTAACCAACAATCTAAATCTTCTAACAAGAGTTGGAAAGAAAAAGTCGGTGCGGTTATGGCGAAGATAATGTTTGGTCTAGTTCCTCCTGAGCAAATGAACCCGAAAACCGGCGAAGTTTCTTTTAGTATGCGCCGTCCACCAAAAGGCAGCCTAGACATTATTTATGTGGATGAAGAATTAAGAATTACTCGCGGAGAAAAAGGGACGGTTTTAGTTTGCCAACGTCTCTCAACATAA
- a CDS encoding dienelactone hydrolase family protein, whose product MQITKRNVELRVDDSLMRVYLAAPKTTGKYPGILFYSDIYQLGGPITRLADRVAGYGYVVAAPEIFHRLEPVGSVIEPDDLGRMRGNDDARRTEIREYDADTTAVIEFLKSESTVIPEKIASMGFCIGGHLAFRAALQKDIKAAVCCYPTGIHSGKLGKGIADTQQRMKEIKGKVLMIFGSFDPHVPQEGRTVIAKSLQEAGVSHQILIYEADHTFMRDDGHRYDPAAADLAWTEITTFLQRVLN is encoded by the coding sequence GTGCAAATTACTAAACGTAATGTCGAATTAAGAGTAGACGACAGTTTAATGCGGGTTTATCTAGCCGCTCCCAAAACCACAGGCAAATATCCCGGAATATTATTCTACTCAGACATTTATCAATTAGGGGGACCAATTACGCGGCTTGCTGATAGAGTGGCCGGATATGGTTATGTTGTAGCCGCGCCGGAAATTTTTCATCGCCTAGAACCGGTAGGGTCCGTCATTGAACCAGATGACCTTGGCCGAATGCGGGGGAATGATGATGCACGACGCACCGAGATTCGCGAGTATGACGCTGATACCACTGCGGTGATCGAATTTCTTAAAAGTGAGAGTACGGTTATTCCTGAAAAAATCGCCTCGATGGGGTTTTGTATTGGTGGTCATTTGGCCTTTCGCGCGGCTCTACAAAAAGATATTAAAGCCGCCGTTTGTTGTTATCCCACCGGTATTCATAGCGGGAAACTCGGTAAAGGCATAGCAGATACACAACAGCGCATGAAAGAAATTAAGGGAAAAGTGTTAATGATATTTGGTTCGTTTGATCCCCATGTGCCTCAAGAGGGTCGCACGGTGATTGCAAAATCTCTTCAAGAAGCAGGAGTTTCTCATCAAATCTTGATTTATGAGGCCGATCATACCTTTATGCGAGATGATGGACACCGTTATGATCCGGCTGCGGCTGACTTAGCTTGGACAGAAATAACCACTTTTTTACAACGAGTCTTAAATTAA
- a CDS encoding arylsulfatase — MNHFIKKVVTVVATIALAINFALVNVFPWSIGNIALAQTISPKKPNILVIMGDDVGWFNISAYNRGMMGYKTPNIDRIASEGMLFTDVYAEQSCTAGRAAFITGQSPGRTGMTKVGLPGVPIGLSGEDPTLAELLKPLGYATGQFGKNHLGDLDEFLPTVHGFDEFYGNLYHLNAEEEPENPDYPKNEIFKQKLGPRGVLHSYSLDYVTQENPEITCPEENLSKYEDENIPGLGQVICNTGPLTIERMKTVDDEFLDASLEFINKTQQEGKPFFVWFNTTRMHVFTHLKDDSYNPDLEKYDDIYGEGMEEHDQDVGILLDYLDEQGLTDDTIVIYTTDNGAEVFSWPDGGTTPFHGEKNTNWEGGFRVPAMIRWPGYIEAGQISNEIISHQDWLPTLLAAAGAPDDIAEQLKSEDGYNAGIKTFKKIHLDGYNLLPYLTDQEYHSPRRWFVYLTDDAYPSAIRVDDWKVIFSEQRAEGFEVWSEPYVNLRVPMILNLRRDPFEKAPEESNNYIDWRFRHTFVIAPAQIVAQEFLDTFREYPPRQKPASFSINQMLEDLLKDLEAGAGTTN; from the coding sequence ATGAACCATTTCATCAAAAAAGTAGTCACTGTAGTGGCTACCATCGCCCTAGCGATCAATTTCGCGCTGGTCAATGTTTTTCCCTGGAGTATAGGGAATATTGCCCTTGCTCAAACCATCAGCCCAAAAAAGCCTAATATTCTAGTCATTATGGGTGATGATGTCGGTTGGTTTAACATCAGTGCCTATAATCGAGGCATGATGGGCTACAAAACCCCAAATATCGACCGTATCGCCTCAGAAGGGATGCTTTTTACCGATGTTTATGCTGAACAGAGTTGTACAGCAGGTCGAGCCGCTTTTATCACGGGTCAGAGTCCCGGACGCACGGGGATGACTAAAGTTGGCTTACCGGGTGTTCCCATCGGTTTAAGTGGTGAAGACCCAACACTCGCCGAGTTGCTCAAACCTCTAGGTTATGCTACTGGTCAATTCGGGAAAAACCACTTAGGAGACTTAGACGAATTTCTGCCTACTGTTCATGGTTTCGATGAATTTTATGGCAACCTCTATCACCTGAATGCTGAAGAAGAACCAGAAAACCCAGACTATCCAAAAAACGAAATATTTAAGCAAAAATTAGGACCTAGAGGAGTTCTTCATAGCTATTCCCTTGACTATGTGACACAGGAAAATCCTGAAATAACTTGCCCAGAGGAAAATCTATCTAAGTACGAAGATGAGAACATACCCGGCTTAGGCCAAGTCATTTGTAACACCGGTCCCCTGACTATTGAGCGGATGAAAACGGTAGATGATGAATTTCTGGATGCTTCACTAGAATTCATCAACAAAACCCAGCAAGAGGGCAAGCCATTTTTTGTTTGGTTTAATACCACTCGAATGCACGTCTTTACCCATCTCAAAGATGATTCCTATAATCCTGACCTAGAAAAATATGATGATATTTATGGTGAAGGGATGGAGGAACACGATCAAGATGTAGGAATACTGCTTGATTACCTAGATGAGCAGGGATTAACTGATGATACGATTGTCATCTATACCACTGACAACGGTGCAGAAGTGTTTAGTTGGCCTGACGGTGGTACAACGCCTTTTCACGGTGAAAAGAACACTAACTGGGAAGGGGGTTTCCGTGTGCCGGCTATGATTCGTTGGCCAGGTTATATCGAAGCAGGTCAAATCTCTAACGAAATTATCTCTCACCAAGACTGGTTGCCAACACTTTTGGCGGCGGCGGGAGCGCCTGATGATATCGCAGAACAGTTAAAGAGCGAAGACGGTTACAACGCCGGTATTAAGACTTTCAAAAAGATTCATTTAGATGGTTATAATCTCTTGCCTTATCTAACGGATCAAGAATACCATTCGCCTCGTCGTTGGTTTGTCTATTTAACCGACGATGCTTATCCGTCCGCCATCCGGGTTGATGATTGGAAAGTCATTTTTAGTGAGCAGCGAGCAGAAGGCTTTGAGGTTTGGTCTGAACCCTATGTTAATTTGAGAGTTCCTATGATTCTCAATCTGCGCCGAGATCCGTTTGAAAAAGCCCCAGAAGAGTCAAATAATTACATTGACTGGCGCTTCCGACATACTTTCGTCATTGCTCCTGCCCAAATAGTAGCCCAAGAATTCTTAGATACTTTTAGAGAATATCCTCCCCGACAAAAGCCTGCTTCATTTAGCATTAATCAGATGCTAGAAGATTTATTGAAAGATCTAGAAGCCGGGGCAGGAACAACCAATTAA
- a CDS encoding helix-turn-helix domain-containing protein, with protein sequence MSLKSHHNPNKNSLVVTHEFDDIDLFTEALKPLTIVANQTSPGLFKGKINHFRFSGLQFTSISQNQSLYAKGPKSSCDRTFAITFQSRQTSVIAHGIAVKKSDLFGFDLVRPVDVIVEKDTQIVLANVNLQAFESLAEKMGYEGFEFMQNNLVSAHPATFRYLREYYGQISQLLAEKPELIGKAPFQALIRQDFLPLLLDTLGAISRRNQKVKKPFRRYSLVKKALEIALSFPEQPLTLEQLCNKLETSSSALAYGFQDIFGLSPIAYIKIQRLNGVRRLLKRADPKTTTVMQVAQQWGFWSFSHFARDYKKMFGELPSQTLQKGVFNSLKKL encoded by the coding sequence ATGTCTCTAAAATCACATCATAACCCTAACAAAAACTCTCTCGTCGTCACTCATGAGTTTGATGACATTGATCTTTTCACTGAAGCCTTAAAGCCATTAACGATTGTTGCTAACCAAACCTCCCCAGGTTTATTTAAAGGCAAAATTAATCATTTTCGTTTTTCTGGGCTACAATTTACCTCTATTAGCCAGAATCAATCCCTCTACGCCAAGGGACCCAAGTCTAGCTGCGATAGAACTTTTGCGATCACATTTCAATCTAGGCAAACATCTGTTATTGCTCATGGTATAGCCGTCAAAAAATCGGATCTATTTGGTTTTGATTTAGTTCGCCCAGTCGATGTCATTGTTGAGAAAGATACTCAAATTGTCCTAGCTAATGTGAATCTGCAAGCCTTTGAGTCTTTAGCCGAGAAAATGGGATATGAAGGTTTTGAGTTTATGCAAAATAATTTAGTCAGTGCCCATCCGGCCACTTTCCGTTATCTAAGAGAGTATTACGGGCAAATATCCCAATTATTGGCTGAAAAACCAGAATTAATAGGTAAAGCACCATTTCAAGCCCTGATTAGGCAAGATTTCTTGCCACTGCTGCTGGATACCCTAGGCGCGATCTCCCGCAGAAACCAGAAAGTCAAAAAGCCTTTTCGCCGTTATTCTCTGGTTAAAAAAGCCCTAGAGATTGCTCTATCTTTCCCTGAACAGCCTTTAACCCTTGAACAACTATGCAACAAATTAGAAACCAGTAGTAGTGCTTTAGCTTATGGCTTTCAAGATATATTTGGCCTTAGCCCAATAGCTTATATTAAAATTCAACGTCTTAACGGGGTACGCCGCCTCTTAAAAAGGGCAGATCCCAAGACAACAACAGTCATGCAGGTAGCGCAACAATGGGGGTTTTGGAGTTTTAGCCATTTTGCTAGAGATTATAAAAAAATGTTCGGGGAACTGCCTTCACAAACCCTACAAAAAGGGGTTTTTAACAGCTTGAAAAAGTTGTAG
- a CDS encoding AbrB family transcriptional regulator, whose translation MERGKTLKPNLSSITVLTLQLAAATLAGIAAFLLDIPGDWLLGPLLIGVLATLNPDKAQPLPPSLATAAQVIIALGTAASFSLSTLFQAAHYTLAMLMCIVLTGGLCLGKGYLLWRWAGIDIKTGFLGSIPGAGHSIVAMSEEMGADALAVAVFQYLRILLVLILIPLLAGYFFPVDSVSVNVPSVITHQFSLTEFSVNLALLTLLGALGVLGGRWLRLPQAVFIGPLLTGLLAFWFFPYPLYLPKLVLNIGLLLLGLSIGLKFNWQAAQKLIKAVLIELILVIILILGCLGVGYEFHWLTGVDLITALLGSTPGGLMAVMAATIQLGGDSGLVLGMQMSRMFLILLITPWLASFLLKTPQKVDEDFSE comes from the coding sequence TTGGAAAGAGGAAAAACCCTAAAACCTAATCTGAGTTCCATCACTGTACTGACCTTACAGTTAGCAGCCGCAACCCTTGCAGGTATTGCCGCTTTTTTGCTGGATATTCCTGGAGATTGGTTACTGGGTCCTCTACTGATAGGAGTCTTGGCGACTTTAAACCCGGACAAGGCCCAACCCTTACCCCCCAGTTTAGCCACCGCCGCCCAAGTCATTATCGCCCTGGGGACAGCAGCTAGTTTTTCTCTGTCCACCCTTTTTCAAGCCGCTCATTATACTTTAGCGATGCTGATGTGTATTGTGCTTACGGGGGGTTTGTGTTTAGGCAAGGGTTATTTATTATGGCGTTGGGCGGGTATTGACATTAAAACAGGCTTTTTAGGTTCCATTCCTGGGGCAGGACATAGTATTGTCGCCATGAGTGAAGAAATGGGAGCAGATGCCCTTGCGGTTGCTGTATTTCAATATCTACGGATTTTATTAGTTCTCATTCTTATCCCCCTCCTTGCTGGCTATTTTTTCCCGGTTGACTCTGTATCAGTGAATGTTCCTTCTGTCATTACCCATCAGTTTTCTCTAACTGAATTTAGCGTCAATTTGGCTCTCTTAACTCTGTTGGGTGCTTTGGGAGTTTTAGGAGGGCGCTGGTTACGTTTACCGCAGGCTGTATTTATCGGTCCTCTTTTAACGGGATTACTGGCTTTTTGGTTTTTTCCTTATCCGCTATATCTTCCCAAATTAGTATTAAATATAGGCTTATTATTACTAGGGCTTTCTATAGGCTTAAAATTTAATTGGCAAGCGGCTCAGAAGTTGATCAAAGCCGTTTTGATTGAGCTAATTTTAGTGATAATTTTGATTCTTGGTTGTCTCGGGGTTGGGTATGAATTTCACTGGCTAACTGGAGTAGATCTGATCACCGCTTTGTTAGGTTCAACGCCTGGGGGACTAATGGCCGTGATGGCGGCAACCATTCAGTTAGGCGGAGACTCGGGGTTAGTTTTAGGGATGCAAATGAGTAGAATGTTTCTGATTTTATTAATCACTCCTTGGTTGGCTAGTTTTTTGTTAAAAACGCCTCAAAAAGTTGATGAGGATTTTTCTGAGTAA
- a CDS encoding SpoIID/LytB domain-containing protein: MSILTTKTRQGRKPLFWVGLTCSFLLSFTPSAKAKDVELKIGIIQRFGEEVNDKLTIASVSGDSLTLQFQGANGQPQKLQTNQVVLEIVNEPLSSPVLEERVVLSDHATFETAEDSAQRWKALGIQVEVTQPERWQVWAKRSVYQTPLLRRWLLQSLKAKGYQEPYLDSAVVSQKPQAAFKLNGVRYALSQLDITTNTNQVRLTDQSNQTRVYAGNLRLQPNAYGTYTLVNQVPIETYLRGVVPYEIGPGAPPNATKAQTIIARTYALRNLRRFEADNYELCATTHCQVYYGLSGTISKVDQAIAETKGLVLTYNNELVDALYSSTTGGITAPFSDVWNGVERPYLRAIIDSPNQVWNLSQQSLADEAAFRKFISLKDGFNETGRNVFRWNKQSSIERLNADLKKYLTRRKDPSANFNTIVGMQVTKRSPSGRVLVLTVQTDKGVIELYKNEARSAFGPPQSTLFYVDPIYDANKKLLGVSFVGGGFGHGVGLSQYGSYNLANLGWSAEKILEFYYPGTVIQPLNDSIVFWKEEKP; the protein is encoded by the coding sequence ATGTCAATACTGACAACCAAAACACGCCAAGGTAGAAAACCCCTTTTCTGGGTTGGGTTAACTTGCTCTTTTTTGCTGAGCTTTACCCCTTCAGCTAAGGCCAAAGATGTCGAATTAAAAATCGGTATTATACAACGTTTTGGCGAAGAAGTCAATGATAAATTAACTATTGCTAGTGTCAGTGGCGATAGCCTGACTTTACAGTTTCAGGGTGCCAATGGTCAACCCCAAAAGCTACAAACGAATCAGGTGGTACTAGAAATCGTTAATGAGCCATTATCGAGTCCGGTTTTAGAAGAAAGGGTAGTATTAAGCGATCATGCGACCTTTGAAACGGCTGAAGACAGCGCCCAAAGATGGAAAGCATTGGGCATTCAAGTAGAAGTCACCCAACCTGAACGTTGGCAAGTATGGGCTAAACGGAGTGTTTATCAAACGCCACTACTACGTCGTTGGTTACTGCAAAGTTTAAAGGCAAAAGGCTATCAAGAACCTTATTTAGACTCTGCCGTCGTTTCCCAAAAACCCCAAGCCGCTTTTAAGCTCAATGGGGTTCGCTATGCTTTAAGTCAATTAGATATTACCACTAATACCAACCAGGTTAGACTGACAGATCAAAGCAATCAAACTCGGGTTTATGCTGGGAATTTACGCTTACAACCCAATGCTTATGGAACTTATACTTTAGTCAATCAAGTTCCTATAGAAACTTATTTAAGAGGGGTAGTGCCTTATGAAATTGGGCCCGGTGCGCCGCCAAATGCCACCAAAGCTCAGACCATCATCGCCCGAACTTATGCTTTAAGAAACTTGCGACGCTTTGAGGCAGATAACTATGAACTCTGTGCCACTACCCACTGTCAAGTCTACTATGGACTGAGTGGAACCATCTCGAAAGTAGATCAGGCAATTGCAGAAACTAAGGGTTTAGTTTTAACCTATAACAATGAGTTGGTAGATGCGCTTTATTCTTCGACCACAGGGGGAATTACGGCTCCGTTTAGTGATGTTTGGAATGGGGTAGAACGTCCCTATTTACGAGCTATTATTGATTCTCCCAATCAAGTTTGGAACCTCTCACAACAGTCTTTAGCAGATGAAGCGGCTTTCCGAAAATTTATTAGTTTAAAAGATGGGTTTAATGAAACCGGTAGAAATGTTTTTCGGTGGAATAAACAAAGTAGTATTGAACGGTTAAATGCTGATTTGAAAAAATATCTAACGCGGCGTAAAGACCCGAGTGCGAATTTTAATACTATTGTGGGAATGCAGGTGACAAAGCGCTCTCCTTCGGGTCGGGTATTAGTTTTAACGGTTCAAACCGATAAAGGCGTGATCGAGTTATATAAAAATGAAGCCCGTAGTGCTTTCGGGCCTCCTCAAAGTACCCTATTTTATGTTGATCCAATTTATGATGCTAATAAGAAATTACTCGGGGTTTCCTTTGTGGGAGGCGGCTTTGGTCATGGGGTTGGTTTAAGTCAATATGGCTCCTATAATTTAGCAAATTTAGGTTGGTCTGCCGAAAAAATATTAGAATTTTATTATCCTGGGACTGTTATTCAGCCGTTGAATGATTCTATTGTATTTTGGAAAGAGGAAAAACCCTAA